A single window of Methanomassiliicoccales archaeon DNA harbors:
- a CDS encoding cation diffusion facilitator family transporter gives MTPKEKVAFFSVVAAIGLVGTKIVVAVWTNSLGILSEALHSSIDLIAAFVTLAAVRMAERPADSDHHYGHEKVESLSSLFETALLFVTCGWIVYEAVHRLISPVEVDVTYIAIVVMVFSIIVDFTRSRALHKMAVRYKSQALEADAIHFSTDLISSVVVILGIVVTMAATSGTIPIEFRAFDSISALGVGVITAVIGYRLWKRSIHTLMDGAPEGISELVADEAMKVREIRGVNQVRVRETGPKVYIDCTVFIDKVIPLEQAHRVTDDFSRRIRKRVDNAVIMVNAEPYCVEPTDLVDKIRAEAADFKEIKTVHNINVSEFDNDTGEELEVDFHLELDGDLSLDKAHAIATRLENRIKTLDQRITNVTTHIEPADCHSCGLKSIRVGEEGMARSIKQLVGTFPEIEDVTRISVQKTEGKIRVGMCCSFGSTHSVKQAHDVAEKLEGVIRAKHPEVDVVSIHMEPSNRAVI, from the coding sequence TTGACTCCTAAAGAGAAGGTCGCTTTCTTCTCTGTCGTCGCCGCTATAGGGCTAGTGGGCACAAAGATCGTTGTGGCCGTTTGGACCAATAGCCTGGGTATCCTGTCTGAAGCTCTGCACTCCAGCATAGACCTCATAGCCGCCTTCGTTACATTGGCGGCCGTACGCATGGCCGAGCGGCCTGCGGATTCAGACCATCATTATGGCCACGAGAAAGTAGAATCGCTGTCCAGTTTGTTCGAGACCGCACTTCTGTTCGTGACCTGCGGTTGGATCGTCTACGAAGCAGTCCACCGATTGATATCGCCGGTAGAGGTGGACGTGACGTACATCGCCATCGTTGTTATGGTTTTCTCCATCATCGTGGACTTCACAAGATCAAGGGCACTTCACAAGATGGCAGTGCGATACAAGTCGCAGGCACTTGAGGCTGACGCTATCCATTTCTCGACCGATCTGATCTCCTCGGTGGTTGTCATCCTTGGCATAGTGGTCACCATGGCCGCCACATCCGGAACGATACCGATCGAGTTCCGTGCGTTCGACTCGATTTCTGCGTTGGGCGTGGGAGTAATAACCGCGGTGATCGGCTACCGGCTCTGGAAACGGTCCATCCATACACTGATGGACGGCGCTCCCGAAGGGATATCCGAGCTTGTTGCCGATGAGGCGATGAAGGTCAGGGAGATCAGAGGGGTGAATCAGGTCCGGGTGCGGGAGACGGGTCCAAAGGTCTACATCGACTGCACCGTCTTTATCGACAAGGTCATCCCTCTGGAACAGGCCCATCGGGTCACCGACGACTTCTCCAGAAGGATCCGGAAGAGGGTGGACAACGCAGTGATCATGGTGAACGCGGAGCCGTATTGCGTCGAGCCCACCGATCTGGTCGACAAGATCCGGGCAGAGGCGGCTGACTTCAAGGAGATCAAGACGGTTCACAACATAAACGTGTCCGAGTTCGACAACGATACCGGGGAGGAATTGGAGGTGGATTTCCATCTGGAGCTGGACGGGGATCTCTCCCTGGACAAGGCCCACGCCATCGCGACCCGGCTTGAGAACCGCATCAAGACCCTTGATCAACGCATAACCAACGTCACCACCCACATCGAGCCTGCTGATTGCCATTCGTGCGGCCTCAAGAGCATCCGTGTGGGGGAGGAAGGGATGGCGCGTTCGATCAAACAGCTGGTGGGAACATTCCCAGAGATCGAGGACGTGACCAGGATATCGGTGCAGAAGACAGAGGGAAAGATCCGTGTCGGCATGTGCTGTTCCTTCGGGAGCACGCACAGTGTCAAGCAGGCCCACGACGTCGCCGAGAAGCTCGAAGGGGTCATCAGGGCCAAGCATCCGGAGGTCGATG
- a CDS encoding ABC transporter ATP-binding protein, whose protein sequence is MNQANEDNSFLAIDSVTKTYGNFVALKDVSFSIGSGEIFGYIGPNGSGKTTTIKILVGLLTDFEGDVRFKGQSIRNNKMLINKELGYLPQTIGFQEWRTVDHALTTFGRLSGISENELDSRIKTALERVGIPELRHKKINQLSGGTVQKVGMAQAILHQPSVLILDEPMAGLDPTARFEFKKIFQDLRKEGSTIFFSSHILNDVQDLADRIGFLSYGHMGYVGSMSEIKERVKVPKQIEIVLAPGSKEWSAVGTGDGIEVIGNPEPGRYIICLAPEADADQVIDRLIRDVLTKGGRIRKVAPIVPTLEDIYINYLAGVKA, encoded by the coding sequence ATGAACCAGGCAAATGAAGACAATTCGTTTCTGGCGATCGATTCGGTAACGAAAACCTACGGTAACTTTGTGGCCTTGAAGGATGTCTCATTCAGTATCGGGAGCGGAGAGATCTTCGGCTATATAGGCCCGAACGGTTCCGGAAAGACCACCACGATCAAGATACTGGTCGGCCTGCTCACCGATTTTGAAGGGGACGTCAGGTTCAAAGGACAATCCATCAGGAACAACAAGATGCTGATCAATAAGGAGCTCGGATACCTCCCGCAGACCATCGGATTCCAGGAATGGAGGACCGTGGACCATGCCCTGACGACCTTTGGTCGTTTGTCAGGCATATCCGAGAACGAGCTTGATTCCCGCATAAAGACGGCACTGGAACGGGTAGGGATCCCGGAGCTCAGACACAAGAAGATCAACCAGCTTTCTGGCGGAACGGTGCAGAAGGTAGGCATGGCCCAGGCAATACTGCACCAGCCATCGGTACTGATCCTGGATGAACCGATGGCGGGGCTGGACCCGACCGCCCGGTTCGAGTTCAAGAAGATCTTCCAGGACCTGCGCAAGGAAGGGTCAACGATATTCTTCTCCTCACATATCCTTAACGACGTCCAGGACCTGGCTGACCGGATCGGCTTCCTCAGCTATGGTCACATGGGATATGTGGGTTCCATGTCCGAGATCAAGGAAAGGGTCAAGGTCCCGAAGCAGATCGAGATCGTGCTGGCCCCCGGATCTAAAGAATGGTCAGCGGTCGGCACCGGAGATGGCATAGAAGTGATCGGTAATCCGGAACCGGGCCGCTACATCATCTGCCTGGCACCAGAAGCGGATGCCGACCAGGTGATCGACAGGCTGATCCGGGACGTGTTGACCAAAGGCGGCAGGATCCGGAAGGTCGCGCCCATCGTCCCGACTTTAGAGGACATCTACATCAACTACCTTGCAGGGGTGAAGGCATGA
- a CDS encoding SdrD B-like domain-containing protein, which yields MKPLYRAIIVIIAAIVLVAALGSAFNQIATSPILTKNLNTQDGDREIPTDIIPDINVTDPGQIPDLPDLNNTTIPPVFDIPAIPNGTDQNITLNGGNVSGTVFDDKDGNGLVDPGEGRADVGVQLYDGNGTLVGTTQTDASGNYNFTEVDPGKYNVSTFPGTNTNVIGGENRTIKVDGGQQDGIDLNATSRPDQSPAIDTITDITSPSGQFLIKKGVGFLVKGTVTTTLLRPVSGVSVMVFVAVSKTTTERYFIGAGQVSSGIFTANCLIPDELQLGNYQLIARSLGDSTYKPSESDPAVKVTDDTKLITDSPDRVIMGVTYEFNFTLLENASSKPVQHATLYLKELNSYNQTDSEGTGHFNLRWTMPGVYSLQVIYGGNSTLYGTIVNKTVTVLDISVEIAPQYLVRGYDNHLFVLVHASELPVALHSVLVYFEDNSVGAFVTDRMGRVDVIVPVFGDHALGPSKMVFDLPSIKRCEIDLNVKSMTTMKVTLEGNQVNATLLNDHNQAMLSMPILLQRSDKTNIDNGLSKVGSEFSLVGEDDYVVNFTGNSIYQPSSAVIHYSPPGWGSPTDWIIVAVLGSLAVLTLVIFMLFRSKRIGHTARGLFPTAAASVSRLPTSPYQLKFPQIAEDLPPVWGENDPMRFQVSGGTGELHMDIDGNGSKMNLESGSGEFTITLPKGDHLLSVSGPLGTTTVLVQTVDYREETVRLYREAFDSWKAGDTNVTDSMAPRELQSIMEPKLDLSRHGQLDVVISLFEIAEFSQRPVGRPEYESMYRAANQVS from the coding sequence ATGAAACCACTCTATAGGGCCATCATCGTCATCATTGCAGCGATAGTGTTGGTGGCGGCCCTTGGCAGCGCTTTCAACCAGATCGCCACATCCCCCATTTTGACCAAGAATCTCAACACCCAGGATGGAGATCGCGAGATCCCCACCGATATCATTCCAGACATCAACGTCACTGATCCTGGTCAGATCCCCGACCTTCCGGACCTGAACAACACCACGATACCGCCGGTTTTCGATATACCGGCTATTCCCAACGGCACCGATCAAAATATCACGTTGAATGGTGGGAACGTCAGCGGTACGGTCTTCGATGACAAGGACGGGAACGGACTGGTGGATCCAGGCGAAGGGCGGGCCGATGTGGGGGTCCAGCTGTATGATGGGAACGGCACCCTGGTAGGGACCACACAGACCGACGCTTCCGGTAACTACAATTTCACCGAGGTAGACCCCGGCAAATACAACGTCAGCACATTCCCCGGAACGAACACGAACGTCATCGGCGGTGAGAACCGGACGATAAAGGTGGACGGTGGGCAGCAGGACGGCATCGACCTGAACGCCACCTCGAGGCCGGACCAGAGCCCGGCCATCGACACGATAACCGACATCACCTCCCCCTCTGGCCAATTCCTTATAAAGAAGGGGGTGGGGTTCCTGGTCAAGGGCACGGTGACCACTACTTTATTGAGGCCTGTTTCCGGAGTCTCCGTCATGGTCTTCGTGGCCGTGAGCAAGACCACCACGGAACGGTACTTCATCGGTGCAGGCCAGGTGAGCAGCGGAATATTCACCGCCAACTGCCTAATCCCCGACGAACTTCAACTGGGCAACTACCAGCTGATCGCCAGGTCCTTGGGGGACAGTACCTACAAGCCGTCCGAGAGCGACCCAGCGGTCAAGGTTACGGATGACACCAAACTCATCACCGATTCCCCTGACCGAGTGATCATGGGAGTCACGTATGAATTCAATTTCACTCTCCTGGAGAACGCATCCTCGAAGCCGGTCCAACATGCCACCCTGTATCTGAAGGAGCTCAATTCCTATAACCAGACGGACTCGGAGGGAACGGGGCACTTCAACCTCAGGTGGACAATGCCGGGTGTCTACAGTCTCCAGGTCATCTATGGAGGGAACAGCACCCTCTATGGGACCATCGTGAACAAGACCGTGACCGTGCTTGACATCTCGGTGGAGATCGCGCCACAATATCTGGTAAGAGGATATGACAATCATCTCTTCGTTCTGGTCCACGCCTCGGAACTTCCGGTTGCGCTCCATTCCGTGCTGGTCTACTTCGAGGACAACAGCGTCGGGGCTTTTGTGACGGATCGGATGGGGCGCGTCGATGTGATCGTTCCGGTATTCGGTGATCACGCTCTCGGCCCGAGTAAAATGGTGTTCGACCTTCCCAGCATAAAGCGCTGCGAGATCGACCTAAACGTGAAGTCGATGACCACCATGAAGGTGACATTGGAAGGAAACCAGGTCAACGCAACCCTGCTGAACGATCATAACCAGGCGATGCTTTCAATGCCCATTCTACTGCAGCGCTCGGACAAGACCAATATCGATAACGGGCTCAGCAAGGTAGGCTCGGAGTTCTCGCTGGTGGGCGAGGACGACTATGTGGTCAACTTCACAGGCAACTCGATCTACCAGCCATCGTCGGCCGTGATCCATTACTCGCCACCGGGATGGGGTTCCCCCACGGATTGGATCATCGTTGCCGTGCTGGGGTCGTTAGCTGTCCTGACTCTTGTCATATTCATGCTATTCCGCAGCAAAAGGATCGGGCATACCGCCCGGGGACTGTTTCCGACTGCGGCCGCCAGCGTGTCCCGGTTGCCGACCTCTCCATATCAACTTAAATTCCCCCAGATCGCTGAGGACCTGCCCCCCGTATGGGGGGAGAACGACCCCATGCGGTTTCAGGTGTCGGGCGGGACTGGGGAACTGCACATGGATATAGACGGGAACGGCTCCAAGATGAACCTGGAATCCGGTTCTGGGGAATTCACCATAACTCTTCCGAAGGGAGACCATCTTCTTTCTGTGTCGGGTCCGCTGGGAACCACCACGGTCCTGGTCCAGACGGTCGACTACCGTGAGGAAACGGTCAGGCTCTACCGAGAGGCTTTCGACTCATGGAAGGCCGGCGACACGAACGTCACCGATTCGATGGCCCCCAGGGAGCTGCAGTCGATAATGGAACCTAAACTGGACCTTTCCCGACATGGACAGCTGGACGTGGTGATCTCCCTTTTCGAGATAGCAGAGTTCAGTCAAAGGCCGGTAGGCCGGCCGGAGTATGAGAGCATGTACCGGGCCGCGAATCAGGTGAGCTGA
- a CDS encoding ABC transporter permease has protein sequence MSLGLLFRDELRGFYKSKVMLTLWVGLPVLTLIIYYASPTSQDMSLAAFTAILIGSIGGMLSAAMLVSSIISEKSRHVFDLFIIRPVKRRDIVLSKFLATYVCVTAAGIIALVFGALFDLARNGAFTNDVLTVSVNALIMALSMTAIACSAGVLIGFFANSMLTGIILVIYGANQLSVVAALPGLLVPGQPLLPLVPGVLVTALLLAVTIRMFDRKQL, from the coding sequence ATGAGCCTCGGGTTACTGTTCCGGGACGAGCTCAGGGGTTTCTATAAATCCAAGGTGATGTTGACGCTCTGGGTGGGATTGCCGGTGCTCACCCTGATCATCTATTACGCCTCGCCTACCAGCCAGGATATGTCCCTCGCCGCGTTCACCGCTATCCTCATCGGTTCCATCGGGGGGATGCTTTCGGCGGCGATGCTGGTCTCCTCGATCATCAGCGAGAAGAGCCGGCATGTCTTCGACCTCTTCATAATACGCCCGGTCAAGCGAAGAGACATCGTCCTATCGAAGTTCCTGGCGACCTACGTGTGCGTCACCGCCGCAGGCATCATTGCGCTGGTCTTCGGCGCACTCTTCGACCTGGCCCGGAACGGAGCATTCACCAACGATGTGCTGACCGTCTCGGTGAACGCTCTTATAATGGCATTATCCATGACCGCCATCGCCTGTTCCGCGGGGGTCTTGATCGGCTTCTTCGCCAACTCCATGCTGACCGGCATAATCCTGGTCATCTATGGGGCAAATCAGCTCTCGGTCGTGGCGGCGTTGCCCGGACTGTTGGTTCCTGGCCAGCCACTGCTGCCTCTGGTCCCGGGAGTTTTGGTGACCGCTCTCCTATTGGCGGTGACGATAAGGATGTTCGATCGAAAGCAACTGTGA